A region from the Sulfitobacter sp. D7 genome encodes:
- a CDS encoding head-tail connector protein has translation MMLIEETNVPDAVLPVEAFRMHLRLGSGFGQDGLQEPVLRSFLRAAIAAVEARTGKVLITRRFALSLTFWRDAAAQVLPVAPVQEVARVALVARDGAETLVDPDRYWLERDAQAPRLRASTAALPRIPSAGAALISFDAGMAADWAGLPDDLAQAVMLLAAHYYEYRDDTALGEGCMPFGVSSLIERYRRVRVGFGGAA, from the coding sequence ATGATGTTGATCGAAGAGACAAATGTGCCGGATGCGGTCTTGCCGGTTGAGGCCTTCAGAATGCATCTGCGCCTTGGCAGCGGTTTTGGGCAGGACGGCCTTCAGGAGCCGGTGTTGCGCAGTTTCCTGCGTGCGGCAATCGCGGCGGTGGAGGCGCGGACGGGGAAGGTGTTGATCACCCGGCGTTTTGCCCTGTCGCTGACCTTTTGGCGCGATGCGGCGGCGCAGGTTTTGCCGGTGGCGCCCGTGCAGGAGGTCGCGCGGGTGGCATTGGTCGCGCGTGATGGGGCAGAGACGCTGGTTGACCCCGACCGCTATTGGCTGGAGCGCGATGCGCAAGCGCCGCGGTTGCGCGCCAGCACAGCCGCCTTGCCCCGCATCCCGAGTGCCGGGGCCGCGCTGATCAGTTTCGACGCAGGCATGGCCGCCGATTGGGCCGGACTGCCGGATGATCTGGCCCAAGCGGTGATGCTGCTGGCGGCACATTATTATGAATACCGCGACGATACGGCGCTTGGCGAAGGGTGCATGCCCTTTGGTGTCAGCAGCCTGATTGAGCGCTACCGCCGCGTACGTGTCGGCTTTGGTGGTGCGGCATGA
- the mltG gene encoding endolytic transglycosylase MltG, which yields MWRHIASNAVTFLLVGLFLLGGIILWGKTTYVSEGPLEQAICVQVERGSNMRQVSQSLEEQGAVSSPALFRMGADYEEKSSSLKAGSFLVQPGTSMQGIVDIVTQGGASTCGTEVVYRVGVNRVSVQVRELDPVTSRFVERAEFTPGEAETPEAYSEISSKNDTRFRVALAEGVTSWQVVEALKQVEQLTGEVEELPAEGSLAPDSYEVRPGDDRAEVIARMTAAQRVLLANAFEARDPDLPIETPEELLILASIIEKETGVAAEREQVASVFVNRLNQGMRLQTDPTVIYGVTEGKGVLGRGLRRSELRAETPWNTYVINGLPPTPIANPGRASLMAAAQPAETDFVFFVADGTGGHAFAETLDEHNRNVARWRQIEAERGAEAAGNASTGGN from the coding sequence ATGTGGCGTCATATCGCTTCTAACGCCGTGACGTTTCTGTTGGTCGGCCTGTTTCTGCTTGGGGGGATCATCCTCTGGGGCAAGACGACCTATGTCTCCGAAGGGCCATTGGAGCAGGCGATCTGTGTGCAGGTCGAGCGCGGCTCGAACATGCGGCAGGTGAGCCAGAGCCTTGAGGAACAGGGCGCGGTCTCTTCGCCCGCGCTCTTTCGCATGGGCGCGGATTACGAGGAGAAGTCGAGCAGCCTGAAAGCGGGCAGCTTTCTTGTGCAGCCCGGCACGTCGATGCAGGGGATCGTGGATATCGTGACCCAAGGCGGGGCCAGCACCTGCGGCACCGAGGTTGTGTACCGCGTGGGCGTGAACCGCGTAAGCGTGCAGGTCCGCGAGTTGGACCCGGTCACAAGCCGGTTTGTTGAGCGCGCGGAGTTCACGCCGGGTGAGGCAGAAACCCCTGAGGCATACTCCGAAATCTCTAGCAAGAACGACACGCGGTTTCGGGTGGCATTGGCCGAGGGCGTGACAAGCTGGCAGGTTGTCGAAGCGCTGAAACAGGTCGAGCAATTGACCGGTGAGGTTGAAGAGTTGCCCGCTGAGGGCAGCCTTGCGCCTGACAGCTATGAGGTGCGCCCCGGTGATGACCGCGCCGAGGTGATCGCGCGGATGACGGCAGCGCAGCGGGTGCTGTTGGCAAACGCTTTTGAGGCCCGCGACCCTGATCTGCCTATTGAGACGCCGGAGGAACTGTTGATCCTTGCCTCGATCATCGAAAAGGAAACCGGTGTGGCGGCGGAGCGTGAGCAGGTGGCGAGCGTTTTCGTGAACCGTCTGAACCAAGGCATGCGTCTGCAAACGGACCCGACGGTAATCTATGGTGTGACCGAGGGTAAGGGCGTGTTGGGCCGCGGTTTGCGCCGCTCTGAGCTGCGGGCAGAGACGCCGTGGAACACCTATGTAATCAACGGTCTGCCGCCGACCCCGATCGCGAACCCGGGCCGGGCAAGCCTGATGGCCGCGGCGCAACCGGCGGAGACGGATTTCGTCTTCTTCGTGGCGGATGGCACCGGGGGGCACGCTTTTGCCGAGACCTTGGATGAGCATAACCGCAACGTGGCGCGTTGGCGTCAGATCGAGGCGGAGCGTGGCGCGGAAGCGGCGGGGAATGCCTCAACAGGTGGTAACTGA
- a CDS encoding DNA-packaging protein, which yields MPSTWTKRGLTSGASWIACADALTQAQFLNDLDEGELLALPFLFEFWALDHQLPPEGDWRTWVIMGGRGAGKTRAGAEWVRSKVEGSRPLDAGECSRVALVGETIEQVREVMIFGDSGILACSPPDRRPDWEATRKRLVWPNGAIATVHTAHDPEGLRGPQFDAAWVDELAKWKRGQEAWDQLQFALRLGERPQVCVTTTPRNVDVLKALLAAPSTVTTHAPTEANAANLAGSFLEEVRARYRGTRLGRQELDGVLLADAEGALWTSALLEAGRLRAAPELDRIVVGLDPATTSGAGSDECGIVVVGAQTKGPPQDWRAVVLADCTVRGATPNGWAQAAIAAMTRYGADRLVAEVNQGGQLVSEVLRQVDPLVSLKTVHAARGKVARAEPVAALYEQGRVSHLPGLDALEDQMCLMTARGYEGKGSPDRVDALVWALHELMIEPASQWRSPGVRSL from the coding sequence ATGCCCTCGACATGGACAAAGCGCGGGCTGACATCGGGTGCAAGCTGGATCGCCTGCGCCGATGCTCTGACCCAGGCGCAGTTTCTGAATGACCTAGATGAGGGAGAGCTACTGGCTCTCCCTTTTTTGTTCGAGTTCTGGGCGTTGGACCATCAACTGCCGCCCGAGGGTGATTGGCGGACATGGGTGATCATGGGCGGTCGCGGTGCGGGGAAGACCCGCGCCGGGGCCGAATGGGTGCGCAGCAAGGTTGAGGGGAGTAGGCCGTTGGATGCTGGGGAGTGCAGCCGCGTGGCGCTGGTGGGCGAGACGATTGAGCAGGTGCGCGAGGTGATGATCTTTGGCGACAGCGGCATTCTGGCCTGTAGCCCGCCGGATCGGCGGCCCGATTGGGAGGCGACGCGCAAGCGGTTGGTCTGGCCCAACGGCGCGATTGCGACGGTGCATACGGCGCATGATCCCGAAGGGCTGCGCGGGCCGCAGTTTGATGCGGCTTGGGTGGATGAATTGGCGAAATGGAAACGCGGGCAGGAGGCTTGGGATCAGTTGCAATTTGCGCTGCGCTTGGGGGAGCGGCCTCAGGTCTGTGTCACCACGACGCCGCGCAATGTGGATGTGTTGAAGGCGCTTTTGGCCGCGCCGTCCACGGTGACGACCCATGCGCCGACGGAGGCGAATGCGGCGAACTTGGCGGGGTCTTTCCTTGAAGAGGTGCGGGCGCGGTACCGCGGCACGCGGCTCGGTCGGCAGGAGTTGGACGGAGTGTTGCTGGCGGATGCGGAGGGCGCGCTCTGGACCTCGGCTTTGCTGGAAGCGGGCCGGTTGCGCGCGGCGCCGGAGTTGGATCGGATCGTGGTGGGCTTGGACCCGGCGACGACCAGCGGGGCGGGCTCGGATGAATGTGGGATCGTTGTAGTGGGCGCGCAGACCAAAGGGCCGCCGCAGGATTGGCGGGCGGTGGTGCTGGCCGATTGCACGGTGCGGGGCGCCACGCCGAACGGCTGGGCGCAGGCGGCGATAGCGGCGATGACGCGCTATGGGGCGGACCGTTTGGTGGCCGAGGTGAACCAAGGGGGGCAGTTGGTCAGTGAGGTCTTGCGGCAGGTCGATCCGTTGGTGTCACTCAAGACCGTTCATGCGGCACGGGGCAAGGTGGCGCGGGCGGAGCCTGTGGCCGCGCTTTATGAGCAGGGGCGGGTGAGCCATTTGCCGGGGCTGGATGCATTGGAGGATCAGATGTGTCTGATGACGGCGCGGGGGTACGAGGGCAAAGGCAGCCCGGACCGGGTCGATGCGCTGGTCTGGGCGCTGCATGAGCTGATGATTGAGCCTGCATCGCAGTGGCGCAGTCCGGGGGTGCGGAGCCTGTAG
- the fabF gene encoding beta-ketoacyl-ACP synthase II — protein MRRVVVTGLGLVTPLADGVEESWKRILYGQSGAGPITGFDPSKLVTQYACEVPLGDGSDGTFDANKYMEPKEQRKVDTFILFGMAAAQQAVEDSGWMPTEKEDQERTGVLIGSGIGGLNSIANTAVMMAEKGPRRVSPFFVPGALINLISGQVSIRYGFKGPNHSVVTACSTGAHAIGDAARLIKYGDADVMIAGGAEAAICEIGMAGFNACKALSTKRGDDPKKASRPYDIDRDGFVMGEGAGIVVLEEYEHAKARGAKIYAEVLGYGLSGDAHHITAPSEDGEGGERSMRAALKNAGLEPADVDYINAHGTSTMADTIELGAVERLMGDAADKVTMSSTKSATGHLLGAAGAIEAIFCMLAIRDQVAPPTINLDNPAVETPIDLAPNKKVERKIDVALSNSFGFGGTNASVLFGKVR, from the coding sequence ATGCGCAGAGTTGTAGTAACGGGTTTGGGTTTGGTTACCCCCCTCGCGGACGGCGTGGAAGAAAGCTGGAAACGGATCCTTTATGGGCAATCCGGGGCCGGACCGATCACCGGCTTTGATCCCAGCAAATTGGTGACCCAATACGCCTGCGAAGTGCCATTGGGCGATGGCAGTGATGGCACCTTTGACGCCAATAAATACATGGAGCCGAAAGAGCAGCGGAAAGTCGATACTTTCATCCTGTTCGGCATGGCCGCCGCCCAGCAGGCGGTTGAGGATTCGGGGTGGATGCCGACCGAGAAGGAAGATCAAGAGCGTACTGGCGTGTTGATCGGCTCGGGCATCGGCGGGTTGAACTCCATTGCCAATACCGCCGTGATGATGGCCGAAAAGGGTCCGCGCCGCGTGAGCCCGTTCTTCGTGCCCGGCGCGCTGATCAACCTGATCTCGGGTCAGGTCTCGATCCGCTACGGTTTCAAGGGGCCGAACCATTCGGTCGTGACCGCCTGCTCCACCGGGGCGCATGCCATCGGTGACGCGGCGCGTCTGATCAAATACGGCGATGCGGATGTGATGATTGCAGGCGGCGCAGAGGCGGCGATTTGTGAGATTGGCATGGCGGGTTTTAATGCCTGTAAGGCGCTGTCGACCAAACGCGGCGACGACCCCAAGAAAGCCAGCCGCCCCTATGACATAGACCGTGACGGTTTCGTTATGGGCGAGGGCGCGGGCATCGTGGTGCTGGAAGAGTATGAGCACGCCAAGGCGCGCGGTGCGAAAATCTATGCCGAAGTGCTGGGCTATGGCCTGTCGGGCGACGCGCATCACATCACGGCTCCATCGGAAGACGGCGAAGGTGGCGAACGTTCCATGCGTGCGGCGCTGAAGAACGCGGGTCTTGAGCCAGCGGATGTGGATTACATCAACGCGCATGGCACCTCGACCATGGCCGACACCATCGAGTTGGGAGCGGTTGAGCGTTTGATGGGCGATGCGGCGGACAAGGTCACCATGTCCTCTACCAAATCCGCGACCGGGCACCTCTTGGGGGCTGCGGGCGCGATTGAGGCGATTTTCTGCATGCTTGCGATCCGCGATCAGGTGGCACCGCCGACCATCAACCTTGATAACCCAGCGGTTGAGACACCGATTGATCTGGCGCCGAACAAAAAGGTTGAGCGCAAGATCGACGTGGCGCTGAGCAATTCGTTCGGCTTTGGCGGCACAAACGCATCGGTACTGTTCGGGAAAGTCCGCTAA
- a CDS encoding phage major tail protein, TP901-1 family, protein MAVQAGKDLLVKVDMTSDGQFETIAGLRAKRVSFNAETVDVTSLDSSGGWRELLAGAGVRSAAISGSGVFRDAGTDERARQLFFNGLTPDFQVIIPDFGVVQGPFQVSALEYAGSLNGEATFELSLQSAGELVFTPDVVV, encoded by the coding sequence ATGGCAGTGCAAGCGGGCAAAGACCTTTTGGTCAAAGTGGATATGACCAGCGATGGTCAGTTCGAGACGATCGCCGGGCTGAGGGCCAAGCGGGTGAGTTTCAACGCCGAAACGGTGGATGTGACCTCGCTCGATTCAAGCGGGGGTTGGCGGGAGTTGCTGGCGGGCGCGGGGGTACGCTCGGCCGCGATCAGTGGCTCGGGGGTGTTTCGCGATGCGGGCACGGATGAACGGGCGCGGCAGTTGTTCTTTAACGGGCTGACGCCGGATTTTCAGGTCATCATCCCGGATTTCGGTGTGGTGCAGGGGCCGTTTCAGGTCTCCGCCCTGGAATACGCGGGGTCCCTGAATGGGGAGGCCACGTTTGAGTTGAGCCTGCAATCTGCGGGAGAGCTGGTCTTTACCCCCGACGTGGTGGTGTGA
- a CDS encoding DUF3168 domain-containing protein — MTYALSGALQAAVYDLLQSDPGLTAMIGDAVYDAVPGGSLPETYVLLGQEMAKDASDPEGAGADHRLTLSVITSALGFSTAKGCAAVICDLLHGAQPALSRGHVVDMAFLKATARRIDGAAGRQIDLQFRARVADA, encoded by the coding sequence ATGACCTACGCGCTTTCAGGGGCTTTGCAGGCGGCGGTCTATGACCTGTTGCAGAGTGATCCGGGGCTCACGGCCATGATCGGCGATGCGGTCTATGACGCGGTGCCGGGGGGGAGCTTGCCCGAGACCTACGTTCTGCTGGGGCAGGAGATGGCGAAGGATGCGTCTGACCCCGAGGGCGCGGGCGCGGACCACCGCCTCACCCTGTCGGTGATCACCAGCGCGCTTGGGTTCAGCACGGCGAAGGGCTGCGCGGCTGTGATCTGCGATTTGCTGCATGGGGCGCAGCCAGCGCTTAGCCGCGGGCATGTGGTGGATATGGCCTTTCTCAAAGCGACGGCACGGCGGATCGACGGGGCCGCGGGGCGGCAGATCGACCTGCAATTCCGCGCCCGGGTCGCGGATGCGTAA
- a CDS encoding rcc01693 family protein: MSTAQGFDWPALLRVGLSRLRLPPEQFWALTPAELQLMLGPPSAAAPLLSEGLAALMAAYPDEMKGADDG, encoded by the coding sequence GTGAGCACGGCGCAGGGCTTTGACTGGCCCGCCCTGCTGCGGGTGGGCCTGTCGCGATTGCGCCTGCCGCCGGAACAATTCTGGGCGCTGACGCCGGCGGAGTTGCAGTTGATGCTGGGCCCACCGTCCGCGGCAGCGCCGCTGCTGAGTGAGGGCCTCGCCGCGCTGATGGCCGCCTATCCAGACGAGATGAAAGGGGCCGATGATGGCTGA
- a CDS encoding GNAT family N-acetyltransferase: MSRTIPTINTARLTLRAMRAEDFERYAEIWAMPDVADRILDRPRAKAQSWDAFLRNAGHWQITGFGQWAVQLHRQREMLGQTGFVFGSRNFGEDFDTYPEARLVLAPQAQDQRLGVEAARAAHEWFDRVITGRTVCVISAKNEAALRIAGALGYQPLREASTEGGPVHLLTRRGPPG; this comes from the coding sequence ATGTCCCGAACGATCCCGACCATCAACACAGCCAGACTGACCCTGCGCGCCATGCGGGCCGAGGATTTTGAGCGTTACGCTGAGATCTGGGCGATGCCGGATGTGGCGGACCGGATACTTGATCGGCCTCGGGCGAAGGCGCAATCTTGGGACGCCTTCCTGCGCAATGCAGGCCATTGGCAGATCACCGGATTCGGGCAGTGGGCGGTGCAACTTCATCGGCAGAGAGAGATGTTGGGCCAAACCGGTTTCGTCTTTGGCTCGCGCAATTTTGGTGAGGATTTCGATACTTACCCCGAAGCGCGACTGGTCTTGGCCCCACAGGCACAGGATCAGCGTTTAGGGGTTGAAGCAGCGCGGGCGGCGCATGAGTGGTTTGATCGGGTCATCACGGGGCGGACGGTTTGTGTGATCTCTGCCAAGAACGAAGCGGCATTGCGGATCGCGGGCGCGCTTGGATATCAGCCGCTACGTGAGGCAAGCACTGAGGGCGGCCCGGTACATTTGTTAACACGGCGCGGCCCGCCGGGGTGA
- a CDS encoding phage head closure protein, which yields MSRPHLNRPLALEAPQRVSDGAGGHTEVWQPLGTLWAEVRARTGRETTAGGVAVSRMGFKITVRAAPQGAPDRPTPDQRFREGTRVFVIRAVAESDAGGRYLTCFADEEVAV from the coding sequence ATGAGCCGCCCGCATTTGAACCGCCCGCTGGCCTTGGAAGCCCCACAACGGGTGAGCGATGGCGCGGGGGGGCATACCGAAGTCTGGCAGCCTTTGGGCACCCTTTGGGCAGAGGTTCGCGCGCGGACGGGGCGGGAAACCACCGCAGGCGGGGTGGCCGTCAGCCGGATGGGGTTCAAAATCACGGTCCGCGCGGCACCGCAGGGCGCGCCCGACAGGCCGACGCCGGATCAGCGGTTTCGGGAAGGCACGCGGGTTTTCGTGATCCGGGCGGTGGCCGAGAGCGATGCAGGCGGGCGGTATCTGACCTGCTTTGCCGATGAGGAGGTGGCGGTATGA
- a CDS encoding phage portal protein, which yields MVFDFLRRGAAETVEQKASATGPVVAYQTSGRVAWSPRDSVSLTRSGFCGNPVGFRSVKLIAEAAAALPLVVQDAARRYGDHPLMSLMRRPNAGQGRAELFEALYGQMLLSGDGYVEAVGGEGGLPIELHVLRSDRMSVVPGADGWPVAYEYAVGGRKHRFDASGAVTPVCHIRNFHPQDDHYGFSPMQAAAMAMDVHNAASRWSKALLDNAARPSGAIVYRGAEGQGKLSEDQYDRLVSEMESHHQGARNAGRPMLLEGGLDWKPMGFSPSDMEFQKTKESAAREIALAFGVPPMLIGVQGDATYANYQEAHRAFYRLTVLPLATRVTAALAEWLSGYLGETVSLKPDLDQVPALAAERDAQWSRVSAAAFLSDAEKRALLGLPAVANDA from the coding sequence ATGGTATTCGATTTTCTACGGCGCGGCGCGGCTGAGACCGTTGAGCAGAAAGCTTCGGCGACCGGGCCGGTCGTGGCCTATCAGACCTCGGGTCGTGTCGCTTGGAGCCCGCGGGACAGTGTGAGCCTGACGCGCTCGGGCTTTTGCGGCAATCCGGTTGGGTTTCGCTCGGTCAAGCTGATTGCCGAGGCGGCGGCGGCCTTGCCGCTGGTCGTGCAGGACGCGGCGCGGCGCTATGGCGATCATCCGCTGATGTCGCTGATGCGCCGCCCGAATGCGGGGCAGGGCCGGGCCGAGTTGTTCGAGGCGCTCTACGGGCAGATGCTTCTCAGCGGCGATGGCTATGTCGAGGCGGTGGGCGGCGAAGGCGGTCTGCCGATTGAGTTGCATGTGCTGCGCTCGGACCGGATGAGCGTGGTGCCGGGGGCGGATGGATGGCCGGTGGCCTATGAATATGCGGTGGGCGGGCGCAAGCATCGCTTTGACGCCAGCGGGGCGGTGACGCCGGTTTGTCATATCCGCAACTTTCACCCGCAGGACGACCACTACGGGTTCAGCCCCATGCAGGCGGCGGCGATGGCGATGGATGTGCATAACGCGGCGAGCCGCTGGTCGAAGGCGCTTTTGGACAATGCGGCGCGGCCGTCGGGGGCGATTGTGTACCGCGGGGCCGAGGGGCAGGGCAAGCTGAGTGAGGATCAGTATGATCGGCTGGTGAGCGAGATGGAGAGCCATCATCAGGGCGCGCGCAATGCGGGGCGACCGATGCTGCTGGAAGGTGGGCTTGACTGGAAACCGATGGGGTTTTCGCCCTCGGACATGGAATTTCAGAAGACTAAGGAAAGTGCCGCGCGTGAAATTGCGCTCGCCTTTGGGGTGCCGCCGATGCTGATCGGGGTGCAGGGGGATGCGACCTATGCCAATTATCAGGAGGCGCATCGGGCATTCTATCGTCTGACCGTTCTGCCGCTGGCGACACGGGTGACGGCTGCGCTGGCGGAGTGGTTAAGCGGGTATCTGGGCGAGACGGTGAGTTTGAAGCCGGACTTGGACCAAGTGCCGGCCTTGGCGGCCGAGAGGGATGCGCAATGGTCGCGGGTCTCGGCAGCGGCGTTCTTGAGCGATGCGGAAAAGCGCGCCCTGTTGGGGCTGCCTGCGGTGGCGAATGATGCCTGA
- a CDS encoding phage major capsid protein: MTKSEMSTKAGADLSPAEEVRQAVSGFVSDFNGFRAEINTKLQQSEERIAMMDRKMTLPARSPLGGAIEQDAPHKKAFDAYLRNGDDDGLRGLELDGKSMSTAVNSDGGYLVDPQTSERVQSVLNSGASIRAIAAVVQVEATSYDVLVDHADVGAGWATESGAQAETDTPQIDRITVPLHELSALPKASQRLLDDSAFDIEGWLAGRIADKFARAEAAAFVSGDGIDKPTGFLSHPAVDNDVWSWGNLGYVPSGTNANPEADAIIELVYALGAAYRKNAVFVMNSKTTAKVRKLKDTDGRFLWSDGLAAGEPARLMGYPVLVAEDMPDPATDAMAIAFGDFSAGYTVAERPDLRILRDPFSAKPHVLFYATKRVGGDVSDFAAIKLMKFGLA, from the coding sequence ATGACCAAGAGCGAGATGAGCACAAAGGCGGGCGCAGACCTGTCCCCGGCGGAGGAAGTGCGGCAGGCCGTGAGCGGTTTTGTCAGTGACTTCAACGGCTTTCGGGCCGAGATCAATACGAAACTTCAACAATCAGAAGAGCGAATTGCCATGATGGACCGCAAGATGACCCTGCCTGCCCGCAGCCCTTTGGGCGGCGCGATTGAGCAAGATGCACCGCATAAGAAAGCCTTTGACGCCTATCTGCGCAATGGCGATGACGATGGGCTGCGGGGGCTGGAACTGGACGGCAAATCGATGTCGACGGCGGTGAACTCGGATGGCGGCTATCTGGTGGATCCGCAGACATCGGAGCGGGTGCAATCGGTGCTGAATTCCGGCGCATCAATCCGCGCGATTGCGGCGGTGGTGCAGGTCGAGGCCACGTCTTATGACGTGCTGGTCGATCATGCCGATGTGGGGGCGGGCTGGGCCACCGAAAGTGGTGCGCAGGCCGAGACGGACACGCCGCAGATCGACCGGATCACCGTGCCGCTGCATGAGTTGAGTGCACTGCCCAAGGCGAGCCAACGGCTGCTGGACGACAGCGCCTTTGATATCGAAGGCTGGCTCGCGGGCCGCATCGCCGACAAATTCGCACGGGCCGAGGCGGCGGCCTTTGTCAGCGGTGATGGGATCGACAAACCGACCGGTTTTTTGAGCCATCCGGCGGTCGATAACGACGTCTGGAGCTGGGGCAATCTGGGCTATGTCCCCAGCGGCACCAACGCCAATCCCGAGGCGGATGCGATCATTGAATTGGTCTACGCCCTTGGCGCGGCTTACCGCAAGAACGCGGTCTTCGTGATGAACTCCAAGACCACGGCCAAGGTGCGCAAGTTGAAAGACACCGACGGGCGCTTTCTGTGGTCGGATGGGCTGGCCGCGGGAGAGCCTGCGCGGTTGATGGGATATCCGGTGCTGGTGGCCGAGGATATGCCCGACCCGGCGACGGATGCGATGGCTATCGCATTTGGTGACTTCTCGGCCGGGTACACGGTGGCTGAGCGCCCCGATCTGCGGATCCTGCGCGATCCCTTCAGCGCCAAGCCGCATGTGCTGTTCTATGCGACCAAACGTGTCGGCGGTGACGTGAGCGATTTCGCGGCGATCAAGCTGATGAAATTCGGCCTGGCGTAA
- a CDS encoding HK97 family phage prohead protease, whose amino-acid sequence MGYQIINSGALPENGEGLCAGAALEHKFARFGTVAEVEGGLEISGYASLFGAVDQGGDVVEAGAYAASLAQVTKAGRSVKMLWQHDPGQPIGVWDEVHEDGRGLWVKGRILSSVAKGREAAALIEAGAIDGLSIGYRTVKAGKNTKGQRLLTELELWEVSLVTFPMLPSARVGAKGDFKAVGDVLRDMAAAFDAARRDMARG is encoded by the coding sequence ATGGGTTATCAGATAATAAACTCCGGCGCTCTGCCGGAGAACGGGGAAGGTCTGTGTGCTGGGGCCGCTTTGGAACATAAGTTCGCCCGTTTCGGCACGGTGGCTGAGGTGGAGGGCGGGCTGGAGATCAGCGGATACGCCAGCCTTTTTGGTGCGGTGGATCAGGGGGGCGACGTGGTGGAAGCCGGCGCCTATGCGGCGAGCCTTGCCCAAGTCACGAAAGCCGGGCGCAGCGTCAAAATGCTGTGGCAGCATGATCCCGGCCAGCCCATCGGGGTCTGGGACGAGGTGCATGAAGATGGCCGGGGCCTGTGGGTCAAGGGGCGCATCCTGAGCAGTGTTGCCAAGGGGCGGGAAGCGGCCGCGTTGATTGAGGCAGGAGCCATCGACGGGCTCAGCATCGGCTACCGCACCGTGAAGGCGGGCAAGAATACTAAGGGGCAACGGCTGCTGACGGAGTTGGAGCTTTGGGAGGTGTCTTTGGTGACCTTTCCGATGCTGCCCTCGGCGCGGGTGGGGGCCAAGGGGGATTTCAAGGCTGTGGGTGATGTTCTGCGGGACATGGCGGCGGCCTTTGACGCGGCGCGGCGCGATATGGCGCGCGGCTGA
- a CDS encoding GTA head formation protein, RCAP_rcc01685 family, producing the protein MMPELREIERFECAPGLRLQAHETLSAVHRENMQKRLDRIEQMMERLERRLWLTVYGVVAVILAQAVQSFLVVAP; encoded by the coding sequence ATGATGCCTGAATTGCGCGAGATCGAGCGGTTCGAATGCGCGCCGGGATTGCGGCTTCAGGCGCATGAGACGCTGAGCGCGGTACACCGCGAGAACATGCAAAAGCGGCTCGACCGGATTGAGCAGATGATGGAACGGCTGGAACGGCGCTTGTGGTTGACGGTTTACGGCGTGGTCGCGGTGATCTTGGCGCAGGCGGTGCAATCCTTTCTGGTGGTGGCGCCGTAG
- a CDS encoding gene transfer agent family protein: protein MANPWRGEVSPVIDGKRHQARLTLGALAELEATLEADSLVALVERFESNRFSSRDVLALLLAGLRGGGAVMDAATLEHAQIEGGPMAAARAAAELLARAFTVQA, encoded by the coding sequence ATGGCAAACCCATGGCGCGGCGAGGTGAGCCCGGTGATCGATGGCAAGCGGCATCAGGCGCGGCTGACCCTTGGCGCCTTGGCCGAGTTGGAGGCGACGTTGGAGGCCGACAGCCTTGTGGCCTTGGTGGAGCGGTTTGAAAGCAATCGCTTTTCCAGTCGCGATGTGCTGGCCCTGCTGCTTGCCGGGCTGCGCGGGGGCGGAGCGGTGATGGACGCCGCAACGCTTGAACATGCGCAGATTGAGGGCGGGCCGATGGCGGCGGCACGAGCGGCGGCGGAATTGCTGGCGCGGGCCTTTACGGTGCAGGCGTGA
- a CDS encoding acyl carrier protein: MSDVADRVKKIVVEHLSVEEDKVTENASFIDDLGADSLDTVELVMAFEEEFGIEIPDDAAENIQTVGDAVKFIKEAS, translated from the coding sequence ATGAGCGACGTCGCAGACCGCGTGAAAAAGATCGTTGTAGAACACCTGAGCGTGGAAGAGGACAAAGTGACTGAGAATGCGTCGTTCATCGACGATCTCGGCGCTGACAGCCTTGACACAGTGGAACTGGTGATGGCGTTCGAAGAAGAGTTCGGCATCGAGATCCCCGATGACGCCGCTGAGAACATCCAGACCGTTGGCGATGCGGTCAAGTTCATCAAAGAAGCCTCCTAA